In the genome of Bacteroidota bacterium, the window GTACTCCGTTTATTACTACATCTCTCATCTTCTTTCAACTTAATTATTATTACCAAAAGGATTGTTAAACCCAACGTTTACTTTTATCTCACGCCCAATGGCTACAGGCACAGCTGTAATCTCAATCACGATGGGGTCGCCACCCAGCAGGTTGGTTGGAGGTATATAAGCATCTACCCCACCAGACAAGTCCCCGTCTGTTACCATCACGGAAATTGCACCTACTGCCGTATCTTCAAGGTTTGCCTTAGCCGTTTCATCCAGTTCGCCCGTTTCCTCATCTACAAGGAAGCGCGATTTTACTCTCGGCAGCAGGGCAACCCTTGCCAGTCGCTTCATCTTGTCAATGGTTCGATTTGCCTCTATGCTAAAATAGTCATTTTCAATAGCCACACAGGTATGTGTATCGCTGAAAAACACGCCCGCAAAAGAGGCGGGTGTTTCCGCAAAAATAAAGCCCTTTGTATCAAGCGTATCAAGCGTGCCATCCGTTTGAGTGGTAAGCAACCCTCCGTTGCTCAACCCGGGATTGATGAACCAGCCGCGAGCCACATTTTGCAGATTAAAAGCTTCTGTCAGTTCTCCGCAGTTTTGGCTCACAGCCGCCTTGCTCAACATACCCAAAAAGTCGCCCACAGCAGCGTAGGTTTCGTACTCGGCCTCCGCTTCTGATACGTCATTGTCTGCGGCTATAACCACGCTCACGTTGGGTGCGTTTTTGGTGCGCAGGTCGTCTGCTGCGCCTGCCGTGCCGTTGTACTCTCGTCCTTCCAGCACAAAGGAAATTTCCCTGCCCCTGAGAGCTTCTTCAGTTGCCAACTCTTGCGCCTTAGCAATAGCCGCAATCACGTCTGCATCTAAACCACCACTCAAAGCAGGTGTGTATTCGTCCGTTGGGTTCAGAATTGCGCCTATTAGTTTCACTCTGCCGTTGCTGTCTTTACTTATTTTGGCGGCATAGTCATTAGCCTTATCGCACATTTGCGCCATTGTAACTGTCCTTGCCACCAACATCAGATGTATCTCTGCCTGCGAGTTGCGTCCGTATAAGCGTTCAATATGATGATATACAAGTGTTTTATTAGTGCTGTCATAAGCAGCTGTTACCAACAGAGCTTCAAGGTCTGCCAACGAGTGCAGCACATTGACCTCTCCCAGTTGAACACCGCCTGATACAGCCACACCGCCCATAACCAATCCAATTACACCATCAGTATTGGCGGCTCGTCTTCCGAGCCTTCCTTGCATTCGTGTTACTGTTACCTTACTTCTTGTCATTATTTTCTAAATATTTTTATAATTACTAAATTAAACAGCAGTCCAATATTGACTGCCACAATCAACCACGCCCACCACGCCATGACCCGCTCTGTCTTAACCTTAACCTCACTTTTTACTTCAAACCTCTCTATGGTTTTCAACAATAAGTCTATCTGTTTGTCTTTTGCCTCGCATTCGGTTATGAGTTGTCCAAATTGGTCTTTGTAATATTTAAGCGCGGTTTCGCCTGTGCGCGAAACTATCCGGACAGTGTCTTTTAAATTGCTTTTAAATCTGTTTTCAAGCTGCTTTAAAAAGTCAGCAGATAGAGGTTGTGTTACCACCTCTCCGGGCAGGTATATAGTTGTATCCTTAAATGTTTCCTTGTAATGAGTCTCACGCTCTATAATTGCTTTTTGAGGCTTG includes:
- a CDS encoding DUF2586 family protein, translating into MTRSKVTVTRMQGRLGRRAANTDGVIGLVMGGVAVSGGVQLGEVNVLHSLADLEALLVTAAYDSTNKTLVYHHIERLYGRNSQAEIHLMLVARTVTMAQMCDKANDYAAKISKDSNGRVKLIGAILNPTDEYTPALSGGLDADVIAAIAKAQELATEEALRGREISFVLEGREYNGTAGAADDLRTKNAPNVSVVIAADNDVSEAEAEYETYAAVGDFLGMLSKAAVSQNCGELTEAFNLQNVARGWFINPGLSNGGLLTTQTDGTLDTLDTKGFIFAETPASFAGVFFSDTHTCVAIENDYFSIEANRTIDKMKRLARVALLPRVKSRFLVDEETGELDETAKANLEDTAVGAISVMVTDGDLSGGVDAYIPPTNLLGGDPIVIEITAVPVAIGREIKVNVGFNNPFGNNN